One segment of Drosophila ananassae strain 14024-0371.13 chromosome 3R, ASM1763931v2, whole genome shotgun sequence DNA contains the following:
- the LOC116655233 gene encoding uncharacterized protein LOC116655233, with product MHICTQRVLNSNGFRRSNNVHRQIPTDALRSYERKMCKPLFTCKIALRIEWGISPYIVWWPDLEKKNFLKKVEKILRAAAICICAVLRSTPNEALNAILSIPNPGLAGIELAKEAAIRLRKTQQWSTLNKGQSTILLNDPLLYGNTD from the exons ATGCACATATGTACTCAACGGGTACTCAACTCAAACGG TTTCAGGCGTAGCAATAATGTTCATAGGCAAATACCCACAGACGCTCTGCGATCTTATGAGCGCAAAATGTGCAAACCCCTCTTCACCTGCAAAATAGCCCTAAGAATCGAATGGGGCATATCCCCCTATATT GTATGGTGGCCAGACCTCGAAAAGAAGAACTTCCTTAAGAAGGTGGAAAAAATCCTGCGAGCAGCAGCAATATGTATATGCGCTGTACTACGATCTACCCCAAACGAAGCCCTAAATGCCATACTCAGCATACCAAATCCAGGACTAGCTGGAATAGAACTAGCGAAAGAAGCGGCAATCAGGCTAAGGAAAACGCAGCAATGGAGCACCCTTAATAAGGGCCAATCTACCATTCTACTAAATGACCCACTCCTTTATGGTAATACAGACTAA